actgtttgaacatcttctccctgtgtctctgtgctggagggccccaaagaaagccacttcggtggcctgtggcaggcgtgtttgccacagtcgGTTAATGTGGAAGGTAAATAATAGTGATGTTCTGTCACCTCACTCTGCTACCCCCTGTTGGTGGCCGCAGGACTTGGTGGACTGGCAGAAGCCTCTGGCGTGGCAGGTGGGGCACCTGGGCGAGAAGTACGATGCTTGGGTTCACCAACCTGTGGACCAACCCTTACGCTTCTTTCAGTCTTCACTGTTGGAGGCCACCACCAAGACATCCTGGTAAGACGTGAAACTTACTGTATTCTGTTGTTTTATCAATGTCTCAGAATGTGCCTGTTTGCTGGCTGTGACTTCACGTATTTTgtcttaaaatattttcctgtatCCCCTCTTAATGTTTCCCATTCTTTGCCTTGTGCTGTCCCTCTGTGTTCCACTGTGTCGGTCCTCTGTGTTCCACTGTGTCGGTCCTCTGTGTTCCACTGTGTCGGTCCTCTGTGTTCCACTGTGTCGGTCctctgtgtttcactgtgtcggttctctgtgtttcactgtgttggtcctctgtgtttcactgtgtcggtcctctgtgtttcactgtgtcGGTCCTCTGTGTTCCACTGTGTCGGTCctctgtgtttcactgtgtcggttctctgtgtttcactgtgttggtcctctgtgtttcactgtgttgGTCCTCTGTGTTCCACTGTGTCGGTCCTCTGTGTTCCACTGTGTCGGTCctctgtgtttcactgtgtcggtcctctgtgtttcactgtgttgGTTCTCTGTGTTCCACTGTGTCGGTCctctgtgtttcactgtgtcggttctctgtgtttcactgtgttggtcctctgtgtttcactgtgtcGGTCCTCTGTGTTGGTCctctgtgtttcactgtgttggtcctctgtgtttcactgtgtcGGTCCTCTGTGTTTCATTGTTGTAGGTACATGGTGCCTTTGGTGTGGATTCCAGTGGTGTTATATCTCAGCTGGTATTGCTGCACCTCCTTGGCAGAAGAAAAGACCAGAATTTTCCTCACCagaggtaacacacacacacacacacacacacacacacacacacacacactttctctcacatacacacatgctgctTATGATAGTCCTTCCTTTGTCCTGTACTTCTGTATGAATTGGTGAGTAGTCTTATGGGTACGTTATCCAGTCCATGAGACTCATTGTCTTTTGCAGATAGGGTATGTGCAATGGCCATGTTTCTCCTGTGACGTTTTCGCTGTTTTAAGCACCCCTCATTTTTTCCGACTACAACATTCCTTCTTCGCAGTATGCCaccatgtgcaaacacacacacactaacacacaaacacacacacaaacatatttgacatacacacattacTGCAGTAGATGTATATGGATCTAGGCTGTGTTGGTGGTGTAATTTCTCCCCTCTGTGATACTAGAGCTATTGCTAATGTGACTGCCATTATTACACCAGTGTCTttacctctctcccccccatctcGTTCTCCAGAATACTCCATCATGGTCCATCAGTACAGTTTCCCCTTCCTGTTCCTCATGGGCATGTTTCTGTGGACCTTCATGGAGTACTGCATCCACCGCTTTGTGTTCCACATGCGACCGCCCGCCCACAGCTATTATCTCATCaccctgcacttcctgctgcaTGGCCAGCACCACAAGGTGGGGggagtattacattacattataatccTATCGAGAGGAACGTGCAGAAATGGGAAGCATTAGCGTTACTATACTAAGAATACAAAAATCACCAAGAAGACACAGAGACTCATAAGTGCAATGTTAATCCTACAAACAACAATTGGTATTTTTGACTAACGAAAGTACCACTAGACCGATAACATATCTTTATATGGCCACAACTATATTTTTCCAAATggaaatccaaagaaaatatgaaaataagaaaGGTTACCTGAAGGGGGGTCAGGGTGCAAGGGTGCTTTCTAAGAAGCAAGTCTTTGGTCTACATTAGAATATGGATTGGGTTTCTGCTGTTTCAACAGTGAgatggccaccagggggccagaacagaccAGAGATCTAACCGTAAGCAAGAGGGGAACattcacatgtgcacatacagtagCTTACTGGagctaaagtaaaaaaataaacaagaatatCAGAGGCATTCAGGTTCTAGCCATCTCTCAGAGAGCAAATCCTTTAGACATGCATGTCCAGCAGGTAGTAAGGTCATCTAAACCTTGCTGGTACGCCTATGCTGGTGGTGAGTGACAAGCATACAAATGTTTTAAGATGGCCACTTTGTCAAAAGATTTTTACAGATAAATCTGTTGAAAATATAATGGCTGGTTTAGGACTGCCTGTAGCTTTAGGTATATTTCTGGCATTAATTTTCCCGCCTTGTTTGACAACCGTATGGTATTTGAGTGGGCTGGAATTTGACTGGTAAACGTGAAACTGATGTGAAAAGATCAACATTGGAAAACCTGTTCTCTAAGCTTCCTTACTTcggatgtaaaataaatatattttctgcatTCACCTCATAGTTGGGCCACATCAGGTTTCTGAATTCAAATCTAGTTCAGAAGAATCTTCGTCTGACACGCATGTCTGaacctttgtctctctctctctctctttactccCACAGTCTCCATTTGACCGCTCGCGGTTGGTCTTCCCCCCTGGGTTGGCCTCCCCGCTCATTGGGGGTTGCTATCTGCTCTTTTCCGCAATATTCCCCGAGGGGGTGAGTCTGTGCCTCTTCGCCGGGGGGCTGGGCGGCTACGTGGTATATGACCTCACCCACTACTACCTCCACTACGGCTGCCCCCAAAAGGGCTCTTACATGTACAAGCTGAAGGCGTACCACGTCAAGCACCACTTCAAACACCAGAGAGCAGGTGAGCAAGAGTGCTATGCTACAGAATACGACCACGATTcataaccctgttcctgaagatctactgTCTTTAGCAACTGTAACTTTTCACATCAACCCTTGCAAAGCAGGCCTCATTCAACAGTTCTCGTTGAGCTGCTTATTAGTAGAATTagttgtgccaaattatggtggGAATGAAAGACAGTAGGTCTCCAGGAAAGGGGTTGGGAAGCACTGGTCTATGATCATTTCTGTGATTATGTGTATAGTGAAGATTCAGTACGGTAGCAAATAGCCGTTTGCTGGATTCGATCTCTTGAGCTATGGTTGAGCACTCTCCATGGTAACCGGTCGATAGCAAGACAATTTTTTGGggtacatttttgaaaaacttGCCAtcggtttttttaaaatgtgccatCAGCAGCAAACAGATGAAACATCAGTAATTGTCATTTGTTTCTTTGGCGGGTGGAACGTTGTTTTGCTTCTTTTGACTGTTATTCTGTCTGAATGTTTGTCTGCCctgtgcctgtttttttgtctgttgtgTGTCCGTATCTCTCGTTGCTTCTGTGTGAATGACAACCGAGTGGTCTTCCGCTGCAGGTTTTGGCATCACCACTTCATTGTGGGACCACCCTTTCAACActgccttcccagaagagccTTCAGAACAGGGGACTCAGCACTCTCCGCCCTCGTCTTGGTTCCGCTTCCTGTTCTCCCTCCAGATCAGACCCTTTCCTGCCAGGCACGTTGTCTGGTAGAAGGGCTAATTTATGGAAATGTATTTAGAAGAAAGTGAACAAGGATAACGACAGATATTAATATCTGTAGATGTTCAACTCTGTAAGGGGAATGCTTCTGTAGTGTAGAGAACCAACATGTAGATCAGAAGTAAGCCCCTTCCTCTCACTGTGCAATGAGCCGGATCATTGGAAGAAGTGGGTGGAGTGTATTTGAATTAGCTTCATATGCGGAGCTGTCTTGTTGGCATTCAAAAAAGCGGTGGTAATAACCCAATATATGCAAAGACTGCTCTTTACCTACtcaaagaatattttttctgGACACACTCCACCCATTTTTCCTCACCAATTTGCCAAGTGtgccttttaaattattttggtgtGGTACCCACACCCCATGTATAGAATGCAGCACCTGAATTTACACTTTCCAAAACTCTCACTTGCAAACCATTGACTATTTTACACACCGCATAAAAGCCTCAGAGTACTGCAAGAGAGTGCTGGCACTGAATGGAGAAGAGGCCTATCTCTCACCGATTTGGAGAACTGATACTGTGTTAACCCAAGGAAACCTCCCCAAATCAAACCCACCCTATCCATGTCAGGCTATTGGGGCCCAACTCCACAAACTTCTTTGTATACTGTAATCTGTAAATGTCATAGTTGAGCCTCACTCAAGTGACCTGTCTTGGCTGTAGGCAGCAGCATATTCACGATAGGCCCCTTTACTGACCGATTCACTAGGGAACCCCCTTTTCAATAGGATATGATTCTAATGCTCTAAGATTCGTATTTTCCCTGTCTAGTTTGTGGGTAGGAACACTGACGAGGCTCTGCCAAGTTTGATCAAACATGTGATCCCTCCCACTCCTTGCTGGCCATCATCCCTATGCCCTCTGTTAGGCCCAAATTGTTTGGCTGGGCTGAGAAATCAAGAAGTCAAATCAAGTTTGTgtttattcaaaaaaataaaataaaaaaattctcttTATTGTGGAAGAATTCTGACAAATTCCTTCTTTGTACAAAATTAAGACTGTGAATTTTCTAAACCTGTTTACtgctcaatatttttttttgaaagtatttgttGTAGTTCTTTGTAagtaaatgtatatttctgagaactgtttgtattttttgctttctAAGACCATGCTGTGACATGGTCGTAAATTCTGTTTATTAATCTTTAATCTTGTGCATTGTACACAGAACAATGCAATGTAAGATGTAAAACTaaggaataaattaattttcctAAAAACATATCGTGAATTTTGGTTCTAATACTCTTGTCAATGTACAAAGTCTCACCTCACTCGGCTagtttttgaatacattttgtggtACAATCGACAGATGATAGAAAACCAGTAAAAAGCAGTAATTggggttttttaattttggattACCACAAATAGAAACATGGTCAGTATGAACAGGGAGAACATTAAATGGGAGTGTTTCCTGTAATCCTAGGCTTCAATATTGGCAATAGAGGGTGGCATATTTTCCCTGTTAACTAAAGAAATGATGTAATTTCCATTTGGGCTGAAGCATCAGAGTTGGCCGAACATCAGCCTGTGACAAAATAAGGGCTGGTGTGCTTCTCcaaaaagagggaaaataaataaataaatacatgtgtgtgtgtgtgcattatatatacatatatatatatatatatatatatatatatacacacacacagatgggtgacaaattaaaggaaaaacctgaataaatgagtggagaaacatacatgcagatgcttccatacagatATACTGCATGGTACAACTAAGCAATTAACATCAGATCATGTTCTGTGGCATGTatgaaaatgctgagcaggcccagttgacctcagttttggatcaagatggcaagagaaaaaTATCAAAGTAACTTTGACAGAGGATTGgagcatggatggcaggagcttcagtcacaaagattgctcaactggctagtgtttcaatagcaACAGTGACTAGAGTGACACCTgaatttagatctatgggaaagacttCAGTAAATAGGATCGGAAATTGTTGTCAAAAGTGCCCATTCAATGACTGCGATGCTTGTATATCATTGTgaaatgtaaggaaaaacagaagagcaactcttcctctggtgactgagaatgtcaatgcaggtttgatcagactgtgtcagcaagagcATTCtgtcgacaactacatagagagggatattattgTAGGGTTGCATTGCATAAACCCCGCATTGCAAAGATGAATGTGCATTTGAGATTTCAGTTACGCAAataccataggcactggtctacagagatgtggataAAGACCAAGAGAACGGTGCaagcctgaatgcttgacccctacaatGAGGCTGTGTTATACAGTGGGGGGAATTTTCCTGGCATGATTTTGGTCCACTTATCCCTTTAGAGGGAGgagtcactgcaaatcaatacagttATTTTGCATGAACATTTCTATCCCGATGGGATAATGAgagaaaataagagaaaatcttttggaagaatggtgttccatccgtCCTGTATTGTTACAGACatttgtagaatctatgccaaagGGCATTGAAGCAGTTTATGCTAGTTTTTTCTTTAAGTTgtcacctgtctctctctctctctatatatatatatatatgagctaTGTATATCCTGagctatgtatatatatacatagctcaggaggtaagagcggttgtctggcagtcggagggttgtcggttccccaccctgggcgtgtcaaagtgtccctgagcaagacacctaaaccctaattgcttccaacgagctgattggtaccttgcatggcagcctttcaccgttggtgtgtgagtgtgtgtgcgaatgggtgaatgagaggcatcaattgtaaagcgcttgctataaaagcgctatataaatgcagtccattttccatatatatatgatattgctttaaaataattttatgaagGAGGAATGCTGTATTGtatgattttgattggctgttatGCTCATGattaatgtgtgtatgctgGCCTGTTTTATTCTCCAGGCAAAGGAAAGAGTGGAGAGAGGACTGGTCTTATATGGTAATGTGGTGAGTGCAGTTGCAACACTGGATAGCTCCTGGCATTTTAATAAAGGCAGTTTGGGTCCATGAATctacagagacaaagagaaagcgCGTCAGGCTTTTGGACCCAGGGCAGACGAGAGGCCTGGTTTGGCAGGAGAGGGTGGGGCAgagcaggaaaaacaaaacgctCTCCCACACCCCAGGCAGAGGGTGAGGTCTCTGCATTCCTGCAGCGCTGGAGCAATTTCACGTTCGCGGGACAGGCCGCCATCACAGGGACCCTCGCGGGACACCCCAGCTGTTCTCTCTGGGGGAGGAGTGCTCGGAAACCACTGGATACTAGTATCACAGCGGAGCTCAGAGTTGGGACGGTAAGGTCCATGCGCACTTTCACTTTAGCGCTGATCACTAGATCACTCTCTCCTGCACCACTCTGTcacttgctttctctctccatctctctctctctctctctctctctctcctactgcTGCCcttgtctccctctctggtGTTTTTATGTCCATTCAGCAGGATATTTTCCCCCCCAGGTGTCAGCAGTTAAATATAAAAACGTTCGGTGAATACAAGCTGCTCATACAGGAAGCTAGACCTCAGGGATCTGATAAACAGACTCCTCCCCCAAGCCATAAAAACTGCTCTGCACAGTCCTGTTTGTGCTGGGACACAGAGAAGCTGAAGGGTTGAATGTGATGCAGATATGGGATAATAGCAGACGGTTGCTGGGGAAAGAGTGTTTTAAAGGTGCTGCAGTTTCATTAGTGTCAGTGTTGTGCTAGCCTGTCATAGCTGTCCTTCTCTGGAGTGTGGTTGGTGCATTAGTTGTCTGCATTGCTCTGTGTTTCGTTTGTGGGCTGTGGGTATTTGCAATGATGTTTGCATGTTAGTTTAGTGGACTTTGGCTTGGGTGTCAATTTCAAGTGCAATTTCATGTCTCTTCTGTCTTTAACGTGCCTTTGCATTGCATTGAATTAGCATTGTGTACAATGTTTGTTGTGTGTCTTCATGTAAATTTATTCCTGGGTTACAGGCTGTTTCCTGGAGCTGGTATCAAGTACAGTGTATGTTTGCTATGTGGTTCTATGTGTCCTTTGTTTCCGAGATTTACAGGTTGTTTCCTGGAGCTGGTATTATGTACAGAGAGCTGCAATGTGGGAGTGGCTTAGATGAGCGCTCCAGGGAAGGCCTGTGTTAGTGTAGGCAGTCACcatctttacattacatcacatttattggcacacacttttatccaaagcgatatacaataagtgcataccgaaggtcattggaacaattacaaaacacacgtctgataaggtacaacattcattttgtaacagttattcatagccaggaacacattaagtccagttcacacaataAACGTTagtctgacctaacctatgctaagtcaaactaggaggcatgacaagctacaacatcaagataataaTACAAAGCACAATATAATTGCTGTACAGTATAACCATCTCCATGTTATGGCTCTCTATCTGCACTATCCGcatctatataaatatatgactCAGTCACCTTTGAGTGAAGGAGGTGGGGTATGAGAGCGACagagtgagtgacagggtgaTTGAGAAGGTGAGTCACAGATGAGTGGTGTAAGTCAGAGAGGCTTTCATAAAATGGGGAGATATGTCAACAGGAGCAAATACAGTGGATGACAACATAACGCCATTCAGTAGTGCTAGCTTAGCATTTTACGAGGTCTGTTGCGCTTTGCAACTCAGGTCCTATGTTGATAAAAATGAGATGCTGTATGTTGtggttttcttttgtaaaaatgtttcagtgacaACAAGTGAAACATCACgtcaaaactgttttttaagTTGGGCGTATAAAAAATAGGAATAGAAGATTGCTAATTGTTGTTATTCGGGTTTAAGGTGTACCCTAAGTGAAGTTCCCAAATGAGTTCCATTTATTGGCCGGTCACAGGCCGAGCACACGTTTGTAGCCAAACCCACAGCCATTCACAGTGAATGTAAGATTTGCTAATTGTCACTACCAATAATATCTATGAGCATTACAGGCAATGCTAGTACTTGACCCATCTCTGCTAAAGCTGTCTCTGTATCAATCTGAAACTCCTCCCGTACACCATTTTCCAGAGTAATGATGGCGTCAGCAGGTGAGCTGGAGCACAAGGGGTCGGACCTGATGTCACTGAAGCCAGAGTCCTGGACTCAGGTTAGCTGTCCCTGTTGCCATAGTGACCAGGTGGAGCCCCTGGTTCTGATCAAGCTGGGTCCAAAAATCACGCCTGCCACTAAGAAGTGGATAATCTCCCGGATCGAGGCCCGAGAGACAGAAGGAGGTGAGGGACATGCACGGAGCATGAAGTTGTGTGACCTGCTTCCTGGTGCTGATGCTACCTGCCTTGGTTCCTGTCAACAATTTCTGGTGTTCTCACCATTGCTATTGAACCCATATGCTGTGTTCTTAGCAATGCTGAAGAAGTTCTGAAGCTGGTGAGACTATGCTTTGTATTGTGACCCGCTGCAGGGGCACATCTGCTCGCCCACCCTGGGGAAGACAGCGATGGGGACATTATCTTGGTTGCAGCTCCACGCTGCACTCTCCTGCGCGTCACGGAGGAACTGGGCCTCTGCAAGCCCTACGAGGATGGCAGCATGGCTGCCTTTTCCTGCCACGACCGTGACAGCTTCAAGAATGTTGGTAAGAATACTTCACATGGCTTCAGCATTATTTATTGGAAAACAGATCTCAGCTTCAGCATCATTCATAGGAACATAGGGCACTGCTACTGCTTcagctctggaaaaggttcaaagaagagcaaccaaattgattcctggtatgaaggataaaagctatgaggaaagatttaagatgcttaacctcttcaagcttagtaaaaggagactcagttgtgatttgattgaggcttttaaattcataaaggggatcaacaaagtgaactacaagagattcttcaggctcagttctgttagtagaacgaggggacataaatggaaattaacaaaaggtaaattccgtacagGCATTAGGGAGACTTTCTTTCtcgcagagagtagtcaatgtgtgtaCTAGCCTgtcaggtcatgtagtagaggcagaaactctggggattttcaagactagtcttgatatggtgttagatactatctagtctgtaggtaatcagagcactaatttagtcaggaaaatggcgagcattgttgggccgaaaggcctgttctcgtcattatgttttgctatgttatgttattcaCAATGATAGAGAACAGAGCTTTGGCACCAttcacaggaacacagaactcaTTTTTAGCGACAATGGaaagagcacacacagcttCATCTTGCATAGGAGCACATTATCAGCTTCAGCAACGATCACAGGGATGCATGACAGTGCATCTATAGCATGAGAAACTACACAATGTGTGGGCTCATGTGACTACTGGATGGGAGAATTAGCCCAGTGTGCAGCATGGGGAAGGTAATATTGATGGATAGCTGTCTCTTCTGTACAGATAACATGCAGGAGTTCTTGACAGCGGCAGAGCGGCAGTACATTGTGAAGTATGAACTGGATTCTCTGCACGTTCGGAAAGACCAGCACGTTCCAGGAATGCCACTGTCCAAGGGACTTCTACGGGCCAGAGAGAGCATCTGtaagcatgtgtatgtgtgtgtttgtgcattgtttgtgtgtgtgtttgtgtgtatctgatgGTCAGAtacatgaaattgagtttgaaggTTGATTTGAATggatttgatttgaatttaacAGTTATACTGACACATTGTCACTGAAATCTTGAATAAATCCTGAACTCCTACTTCTTCTGATGAGGTGGATTTCTGGAACAAGTTGGCAGAGTTTTTCCAGCTTAAACTTTTATAACGCAAGCATGAGAGCAACAGCAGCTGGAGCAATGTGTGTATGACCCcttcctctctgctgcagttCAGAAGTTGCAGAAGATGGGGGTAGTGCGGTCCATCTTCCCTCTCCATGAAAAAAGGAGCCTGGATGACTTAGCAAAGAACTGGTACACCAAGAAGCAACTCTGGGGCCAGCCTCTAGGTAGATGGACTACTTAatgttgtctctctctctctctctccctctctctcacacacacacacgcacacacacactcattcaaattcaaagttcTTATATCCAAAGCACAGGTAAATT
This region of Anguilla anguilla isolate fAngAng1 chromosome 5, fAngAng1.pri, whole genome shotgun sequence genomic DNA includes:
- the LOC118227032 gene encoding fatty acid 2-hydroxylase-like, with amino-acid sequence MTPSTSPRSFSQKELAQQCTKDSCWIMLGTRVYDVTEFLRLHPGGEALILSHSGTDVSRLMDGPPHRHSENARRWMEQYYIGDLDRNSAAETETLRKRKTSKNDEEKEQPSAISYSRVDPETDLVDWQKPLAWQVGHLGEKYDAWVHQPVDQPLRFFQSSLLEATTKTSWYMVPLVWIPVVLYLSWYCCTSLAEEKTRIFLTREYSIMVHQYSFPFLFLMGMFLWTFMEYCIHRFVFHMRPPAHSYYLITLHFLLHGQHHKSPFDRSRLVFPPGLASPLIGGCYLLFSAIFPEGVSLCLFAGGLGGYVVYDLTHYYLHYGCPQKGSYMYKLKAYHVKHHFKHQRAGFGITTSLWDHPFNTAFPEEPSEQGTQHSPPSSWFRFLFSLQIRPFPARHVVW